A genomic stretch from Amycolatopsis sp. 195334CR includes:
- a CDS encoding SDR family NAD(P)-dependent oxidoreductase, with protein sequence MILAKEGATVVLTYNASKDGADETVEAIEKSGGRAFALHADLLDTESIPDLFAALDRELLQRGGKLDLLVNNAGNAGWGGLVDATPESWNTIFAVHARAPFFVVQSALSRLADGGRIVNISSAAGTRPMQAVPIYSMAKASINNLTHALAMELGPRGITVNAVAPGWTRTDMNAAVRENAGMVAEIEADTALGRFGEASDIAEVVAFLASDAGRWVTAQVIEASGGYQL encoded by the coding sequence ATGATCCTGGCGAAGGAAGGCGCGACCGTCGTGCTCACCTACAACGCGAGCAAGGATGGCGCCGACGAAACGGTGGAGGCCATCGAAAAGTCGGGTGGCCGGGCCTTCGCGCTCCACGCGGACCTTCTCGACACGGAGTCCATTCCGGACTTGTTCGCGGCGCTCGACCGTGAACTCCTCCAGCGGGGCGGAAAGCTCGATCTGCTGGTCAACAATGCGGGGAACGCGGGCTGGGGTGGTCTCGTGGACGCCACGCCGGAAAGCTGGAACACCATTTTCGCGGTCCACGCCCGTGCACCTTTTTTTGTGGTCCAATCGGCATTGAGCCGCCTTGCCGACGGCGGGCGGATCGTCAACATCTCCTCGGCCGCCGGGACGCGGCCGATGCAGGCCGTTCCCATTTATTCCATGGCGAAAGCGAGCATCAACAACCTGACCCACGCGCTCGCGATGGAGCTGGGGCCGCGCGGGATCACGGTGAACGCCGTGGCGCCGGGGTGGACGCGGACCGACATGAACGCCGCGGTCCGCGAAAACGCCGGAATGGTAGCGGAAATCGAGGCGGACACCGCGCTCGGACGCTTCGGTGAGGCGTCGGACATCGCGGAGGTGGTTGCCTTCCTCGCCTCCGACGCAGGCCGATGGGTGACGGCCCAAGTAATCGAAGCCAGCGGCGGTTACCAGCTTTGA
- a CDS encoding GPP34 family phosphoprotein, with the protein MPELTVAEEVVLIALDDQTGGGKARLGLDWAVAGAAIVELALTQRIAVAEDDLVTVLDPAPTGVGHLDAVLTGADGVKVPKLLRRTRHGAPGRTIAALVERGVLQQKRTWLLGVLPAHRYPAGEGAAEAEVRARLTGTVLNGRTPDERTAALIGVLHAAKLWRRAVPTGERKQVRRRMAEIAKGQSVSPAVRKAIVRTQAAIAAMAAASSSG; encoded by the coding sequence GTGCCGGAACTCACCGTTGCCGAAGAGGTCGTCCTGATCGCCCTCGACGACCAGACCGGCGGAGGCAAGGCACGCCTCGGCCTCGACTGGGCGGTGGCCGGGGCGGCCATCGTCGAACTGGCCCTCACCCAGCGGATCGCGGTGGCCGAGGACGACCTCGTCACCGTGCTGGATCCGGCCCCGACCGGGGTCGGGCACCTGGACGCGGTGCTCACCGGGGCCGATGGGGTGAAGGTCCCGAAACTGCTGCGCCGCACGCGCCACGGCGCACCGGGCCGCACCATCGCCGCGCTCGTCGAACGCGGCGTGCTCCAGCAGAAGCGGACCTGGCTGCTCGGCGTGCTCCCGGCGCACCGCTACCCGGCGGGCGAAGGGGCGGCCGAGGCCGAGGTCCGCGCCAGGCTGACCGGAACCGTCCTCAACGGGCGAACGCCGGACGAGCGCACCGCCGCGTTGATCGGCGTGCTGCACGCCGCGAAGCTGTGGCGCCGCGCGGTGCCCACCGGCGAACGCAAGCAGGTCCGGCGGCGCATGGCCGAGATCGCGAAGGGCCAGTCCGTCAGCCCCGCGGTGCGCAAGGCGATCGTCCGGACCCAGGCGGCCATCGCCGCGATGGCCGCCGCTTCGAGCAGCGGCTGA
- a CDS encoding SDR family oxidoreductase, whose product MSEPNLRGKVAVIAGGAKNLGGLLSTTLGEAGAKVVVHYHGDASAVDAEKTVEAVRGAGSEAVAVQGDLTRVADVRRLFDTAADTFGGADIAVNTTGMVLRKPILDTTEDEYDRMFGINAKAAYFFIQEAGRRLADHGRIVSLGTSLLAAFTDGYATYAGGKAPLEHFTRAAAKEFADRGISVNVVAPGPMDTPFFYPQETPERVAFHRSQALGNQLTRIEDIVPIIRFLVTEGWWFTGQTLFPNGGYTTR is encoded by the coding sequence ATGAGTGAGCCGAACCTGCGCGGAAAGGTGGCGGTCATCGCCGGCGGGGCCAAGAACCTCGGCGGGCTGCTGTCCACCACCCTCGGCGAAGCCGGCGCGAAGGTGGTCGTCCACTACCACGGTGACGCTTCGGCCGTCGACGCCGAGAAGACCGTCGAGGCGGTGCGCGGCGCGGGCTCCGAGGCCGTCGCCGTGCAGGGCGACCTCACCCGCGTCGCCGACGTGCGCCGGTTGTTCGACACCGCGGCGGACACCTTCGGCGGCGCCGACATCGCGGTGAACACCACCGGCATGGTGCTGCGCAAACCGATCCTGGACACCACCGAGGACGAGTACGACCGCATGTTCGGCATCAACGCGAAGGCGGCCTACTTCTTCATCCAGGAGGCCGGGCGGCGACTGGCCGACCACGGCCGGATCGTCAGCCTCGGCACCTCCCTGCTGGCCGCGTTCACCGACGGTTACGCCACCTACGCCGGCGGCAAGGCGCCGCTGGAGCACTTCACCAGGGCCGCCGCCAAGGAGTTCGCCGATCGCGGCATCTCGGTCAACGTGGTCGCCCCCGGCCCGATGGACACCCCGTTCTTCTACCCGCAGGAGACCCCCGAACGGGTGGCGTTCCACCGGTCGCAGGCGCTGGGCAACCAGCTGACCAGGATCGAGGACATCGTGCCGATCATCCGGTTCCTGGTCACCGAAGGCTGGTGGTTCACCGGGCAGACGCTGTTCCCCAACGGCGGCTACACCACGCGCTGA
- a CDS encoding helix-turn-helix domain-containing protein translates to MSLEVAGGVEQRPSESPYVERVYRAGDVAGAVPARMRSVANSNWELVVWRDRGETHVAVRGPETGPTVLELGRGESETVGIIFRHGAFLSPLPVPKLVDTAVSSPHTTARSFVLQGEEWETPAYDNAEVFVDRLVRAGLLVRDPLVTDVLRGDATTLVTPRSVQRRVAAATGLTQGAIRQIERARQAVLLLGRGMAAVEVAQRVGYHDQPHLARSLTRFTGRTASQLRQADGDEVLSLLYKTEVAVRP, encoded by the coding sequence GTGAGCCTCGAGGTGGCCGGTGGTGTCGAGCAGCGCCCGTCCGAGTCCCCGTACGTCGAGCGCGTCTACCGCGCCGGGGACGTCGCCGGGGCGGTCCCGGCGCGGATGCGGTCGGTCGCGAACTCGAACTGGGAGCTCGTCGTCTGGCGCGACCGGGGCGAGACGCACGTGGCGGTGCGCGGCCCCGAGACCGGTCCCACGGTGCTGGAGCTGGGGCGGGGCGAGAGCGAAACGGTCGGGATCATCTTCCGGCACGGTGCGTTCCTGTCTCCGCTGCCGGTGCCGAAGCTGGTCGACACCGCCGTGTCGAGCCCGCACACCACGGCCCGGTCCTTCGTGCTGCAGGGCGAGGAGTGGGAGACGCCCGCCTACGACAACGCCGAGGTCTTCGTGGACCGCCTGGTCCGCGCCGGGTTGCTGGTGCGTGATCCGCTGGTCACCGACGTGCTGCGCGGGGACGCGACCACTTTGGTCACGCCGCGGTCGGTGCAGCGGCGGGTGGCCGCGGCGACCGGGTTGACGCAGGGCGCGATCCGGCAGATCGAGCGGGCCAGGCAGGCCGTGCTGCTGCTGGGCCGCGGGATGGCGGCGGTCGAGGTCGCGCAGCGGGTGGGGTACCACGACCAGCCGCACCTGGCCCGCTCGCTGACCCGGTTCACCGGCCGGACGGCCTCCCAGCTGCGGCAAGCCGACGGCGACGAGGTGTTGTCGCTCCTGTACAAGACCGAGGTCGCGGTGCGCCCCTAG
- a CDS encoding VOC family protein gives MAITQIYINLPVTDLEVSKKVYTALGGTINPDFTGDTSAQVSFADAIVVQLMTRETFASFTKRSTSDGPIEVINALAAGSREEVDRLADAALAAGGTEPREAQDMGWLYNRAVDDPDGHSWELLAYNPDAMSDGRS, from the coding sequence GTGGCGATCACCCAGATCTACATCAACCTGCCGGTCACCGACCTCGAGGTGAGCAAGAAGGTCTACACGGCGCTGGGCGGGACGATCAACCCCGACTTCACCGGCGACACCTCCGCCCAGGTGTCCTTCGCCGACGCGATCGTGGTGCAGCTGATGACCCGGGAGACGTTCGCGTCCTTCACCAAGCGGTCCACATCGGACGGTCCGATCGAGGTGATCAACGCGCTGGCCGCCGGTTCGCGGGAGGAGGTGGACCGCCTGGCCGACGCCGCGCTGGCCGCGGGCGGCACCGAACCGCGGGAGGCCCAGGACATGGGCTGGCTGTACAACCGGGCGGTCGACGACCCGGACGGCCACAGCTGGGAGCTGCTCGCCTACAACCCGGACGCGATGAGCGACGGCCGGAGCTGA
- a CDS encoding LysR substrate-binding domain-containing protein: MDLYKLNHLVAVAEEGSFTRAAARLHLSQQALSTSVRTLEREIGVPLLDRGATGVTVLPAGQALIDDARVLHGVAGAAVRRARRIGRGEPERLRIGHTPAVTGDEVISLLRVVPDELVTDVNQRYPGELTDQLLDGELDLGLGRALTPAHGLVRTTLTRQRLRVAVAAGHPLAGREEVRFTDLAGEEITVWGSPGRSGYTDLLLNLCRDAGFEPRVRRNPIQGTPPVTAVVGTGSVAFVTADPGPAAGNAVRVLELTPPAHVPLHALWPQHSTSDARDAFLSAFA, translated from the coding sequence GTGGATCTGTACAAGCTCAACCACCTCGTGGCCGTGGCCGAGGAGGGCAGCTTCACCCGTGCCGCGGCCCGGCTGCACCTGAGCCAGCAGGCGCTGTCGACCTCGGTGCGCACGCTGGAGCGGGAGATCGGCGTGCCCCTGCTCGACCGCGGGGCCACCGGGGTCACCGTGCTCCCGGCCGGGCAGGCCCTGATCGACGACGCCCGCGTCCTGCACGGCGTCGCCGGCGCGGCGGTCCGGCGCGCCCGGCGGATCGGCCGGGGTGAACCGGAGCGGCTGCGCATCGGGCACACCCCGGCCGTCACCGGCGACGAGGTCATCTCGCTGCTGCGCGTCGTCCCGGACGAACTGGTCACCGACGTCAACCAGCGCTACCCGGGTGAACTCACCGATCAGCTGCTCGACGGGGAGCTCGACCTCGGCCTGGGCCGCGCGCTGACCCCGGCGCACGGCCTGGTCCGCACCACCCTGACCCGGCAGCGGCTGCGCGTCGCCGTCGCCGCCGGGCACCCGCTCGCCGGGCGGGAGGAGGTCCGGTTCACCGACCTCGCCGGTGAGGAGATCACCGTCTGGGGGTCGCCCGGCCGGTCCGGCTACACCGACCTGCTGCTCAACCTGTGCCGGGACGCCGGTTTCGAACCCCGCGTGCGGCGCAACCCGATCCAGGGCACCCCGCCGGTGACCGCGGTGGTCGGCACCGGCAGCGTCGCCTTCGTCACCGCCGACCCCGGCCCGGCAGCGGGCAACGCGGTCCGCGTCCTCGAGCTGACGCCACCCGCGCACGTACCGCTCCACGCGCTGTGGCCGCAGCACAGCACCTCCGACGCGCGCGACGCCTTCCTCAGCGCCTTCGCCTGA
- a CDS encoding NAD(P)/FAD-dependent oxidoreductase — protein sequence MVTEIETDYLVIGAGATAMAFVDTLLTESSATVTIVDRYHQPGGHWTIAYPYVRLHQPSAMYGVNSRPLGENRVDRTGWNAGLYELAGAAEICGYFDQVMRQTFLPSGRVSYFPMAEYQGGGRFHLTTSGKEYQVKVRRKIVDTTYQSVTVPAMRAPEFPVAPGIPVVPPNELPAVREPHDRYVVVGAGKTGIDACLWLLEHGVAPADLTWIMPRAPWLIDRATVQPLPLRQAEDIAKEYGAKHEAIMGAESVPDLFTRLEAVGAVLRISPDDRPTAFRCATVSRAELEQLRKIDNVVRFGRVKRISETEIELDGGTVPTGPRVLHVDCTADAVKQLPVVPIFQGGLITLQSVRVCQPVFSAALIAHVEAAYPDEAEKNALCPVTPNPKTDADWLRFAISANAEQLRWAGNADIGAWMRTSRLHPDIAPPMPEDPAERAAFEQQGVAMARAQNAKLEELLHAHEAR from the coding sequence ATGGTGACCGAGATCGAAACCGACTACCTGGTGATCGGCGCGGGCGCGACGGCGATGGCCTTCGTGGACACCCTGCTGACCGAATCCTCCGCGACCGTGACCATCGTCGACCGCTACCACCAGCCGGGCGGGCACTGGACCATCGCCTACCCCTACGTGCGGCTGCACCAGCCCTCCGCCATGTACGGCGTGAACTCCCGCCCGCTCGGCGAGAACCGGGTCGACCGGACCGGCTGGAACGCCGGGCTCTACGAACTGGCCGGCGCGGCGGAGATCTGCGGCTACTTCGACCAGGTCATGCGGCAGACGTTCCTGCCGAGCGGCCGGGTTTCCTACTTCCCGATGGCCGAGTACCAGGGCGGCGGGCGGTTCCACCTGACCACCTCCGGCAAGGAATACCAGGTGAAGGTGCGCCGGAAGATCGTGGACACCACGTACCAGAGCGTGACGGTGCCCGCCATGCGAGCGCCGGAGTTCCCGGTGGCACCCGGCATTCCCGTTGTCCCGCCGAACGAACTGCCCGCCGTGCGCGAACCCCACGACCGGTACGTCGTCGTCGGTGCGGGCAAAACCGGGATCGACGCCTGCCTCTGGCTGCTGGAGCATGGCGTCGCCCCAGCGGACCTGACCTGGATCATGCCCCGCGCCCCCTGGCTCATCGACCGGGCCACGGTGCAGCCGCTCCCCCTTCGCCAGGCCGAGGACATCGCCAAGGAGTACGGCGCCAAGCACGAAGCCATCATGGGGGCCGAATCCGTACCCGACCTCTTCACCCGGCTCGAAGCCGTGGGCGCGGTGCTGAGGATCTCGCCGGACGACCGGCCGACGGCGTTCCGCTGCGCGACCGTCTCGCGGGCGGAACTCGAACAGCTGCGCAAGATCGACAACGTCGTCCGCTTCGGCCGGGTGAAACGCATCAGCGAGACGGAGATCGAACTCGATGGCGGCACGGTCCCGACCGGTCCGCGCGTGCTGCACGTGGACTGCACCGCCGACGCCGTCAAGCAGCTCCCCGTCGTCCCGATCTTCCAAGGTGGACTGATCACGCTGCAGTCGGTTCGCGTGTGCCAACCGGTCTTCAGCGCCGCCCTCATCGCGCACGTGGAAGCGGCCTACCCGGACGAGGCCGAGAAGAACGCGCTCTGCCCCGTCACGCCGAACCCGAAAACCGACGCGGACTGGCTCCGGTTCGCGATTTCGGCGAACGCGGAACAGCTGCGCTGGGCGGGCAACGCGGACATCGGCGCCTGGATGCGGACCTCGCGGTTGCACCCGGACATCGCCCCGCCGATGCCGGAAGACCCGGCCGAACGGGCCGCCTTCGAGCAGCAGGGCGTGGCCATGGCGCGAGCGCAGAACGCGAAGCTCGAAGAACTCCTGCACGCGCACGAAGCGCGCTGA